The Triticum dicoccoides isolate Atlit2015 ecotype Zavitan chromosome 6A, WEW_v2.0, whole genome shotgun sequence genome has a window encoding:
- the LOC119319358 gene encoding uncharacterized protein LOC119319358 translates to MALRPGPPQAAAPLEDEDVLGEILVRLPPLPSSLVRAAAVSRLWGRLAADRAFLRRFRTHHRRPPVLGVFEERDGELVFTPLLDAPDRIPRERFSMRFWHVLGCWTLLGYRHGRVLMVNQDLALLLVFAPLVGGRRGLRAVVIPPDFVDGEYAVANGAVVCAAGGEQGHVHGDCHSGPFKVVLVATRVRHPVLARVYSSDTGEWGDLVVMAEPCVVSSFPSTLVGNALYWWLKKCQHEDGILKFDLDSQTLSVVRRPIFDRIPSCSIRIIRGEHGGVGLAVFSYPRFQIWERMVNSHGTAIWVLRKTARMHSMLQYAMLTIVGYSEDGDALLLTVSFGGGVAAYSFMLQLESMEWTNLNQTFLEYSYHPFAYLYTAGTVRASSTAPAIEPPQQRSTIPAIVPPQQ, encoded by the exons atggcCCTCCGCCCCGGCCCTCCGCAGGCGGCGGCGCCGCTGGAAGACGAGGACGTCCTGGGCGAGATCCTCGTCCGCCTCCCCCCGCTGCCCTCCTCgctcgtccgcgccgccgccgtctccagGCTCTGGGGGCGCCTCGCCGCGGACCGCGCCTTCCTCCGCCGCTTCCGCACCCACCACCGGAGGCCCCCCGTCctcggcgtcttcgaggagcgcgaCGGGGAGCTGGTGTTCACCCCGCTCCTCGACGCCCCGGACCGGATCCCCCGCGAGCGCTTCTCCATGCGGTTCTGGCACGTGCTCGGTTGCTGGACCTTGCTCGGGTACCGCCACGGCCGCGTCCTCATGGTCAACCAGGATCTGGCCCTGCTCCTCGTTTTCGCCCCTCTCGTCGGCGGCCGCCGCGGCCTCCGCGCCGTGGTGATTCCTCCGGATTTCGTCGACGGCGAGTACGCCGTCGCCAACGGAGCGGTGGTCTGCGCTGCCGGCGGCGAGCAGGGCCACGTGCACGGAGACTGCCACTCGGGCCCCTTCAAGGTGGTTCTGGTGGCCACCAGAGTGAGACACCCGGTCCTAGCCCGGGTCTACTCCTCGGACACCGGTGAGTGGGGAGATCTTGTCGTAATGGCGGAACCATGTGTTGTTAGCAGCTTCCCCTCCACCCTCGTCGGCAATGCTCTTTACTGGTGGCTAAAAAAGTGTCAGCACGAGGATGGCATACTCAAGTTCGATTTGGATAGCCAGACACTATCTGTGGTCAGGAGGCCTATTTTTGATCGCATTCCCAGTTGCAGCATCCGGATCATCAGGGGAGAGCATGGCGGTGTTGGCCTCGCTGTATTTTCGTACCCGAGGTTCCAAATCTGGGAACGCATGGTCAATAGTCATGGTACTGCCATATGGGTGCTGCGAAAGACGGCTCGCATGCATAGTatgcttcagtatgctatgctgactATAGTAGGGTACTCTGAGGATGGGGATGCGCTTCTTCTAACAGTGTCCTTCGGTGGGGGTGTGGCCGCCTACAGCTTCATGCTTCAACTTGAGTCAATGGAGTGGACGAATCTTAATCAAACATTTTTGGAGTATTCCTACCATCCGTTCGCATACTTGTATACTGCAG GTACTGTCAGAGCGTCAAGTACCGCTCCAGCCATTGAGCCACCACAGCAGCGAAGTACAATTCCAGCCATTGTGCCGCCACAGCAGTGA